A single Dreissena polymorpha isolate Duluth1 chromosome 14, UMN_Dpol_1.0, whole genome shotgun sequence DNA region contains:
- the LOC127858312 gene encoding microtubule-associated tumor suppressor candidate 2 homolog isoform X2: protein MGFADHQAALKFNIDYKPFTELHKQHQDKLEDITGRFDGIKMTLSEKVETLRSECDRLRDRAKHCEEALQRDSDFKVQLEELPVAREQIISLRQKKENLEAIISMKTDHEKVLHERCPSLMKKYDKESRANKRLSMDYEELMWKLSESFTDPDLGTLELYQKMGMSPNGDLTSPGLGRKLRTPSSSESSPSKSPATRRTLSLSADDRDEKKMKRRSGNYLIDEMKHRATSPLAKQSV, encoded by the exons atgggatttgcagatcaccaagctgccctgaaattcaacattgattacaaaccctttactg AGCTCCACAAGCAGCACCAGGACAAGCTGGAGGACATCACGGGCCGGTTTGATGGCATCAAGATGACCCTCTCGGAGAAGGTGGAGACCTTGCGCAGCGAGTGTGACCGCCTGCGTGATCGCGCCAAACACTGCGAAGAGGCCCTCCAGAGGGACTCTGACTTCAAAGTACAG CTTGAGGAGCTGCCCGTTGCTAGGGAACAGATCATCAGTCTGCGGCAGAAGAAGGAGAACTTGGAGGCCATTATTAGCATGAAGACAGACCATGAGAA AGTCCTTCATGAGCGATGCCCGAGTTTGATGAAGAAGTACGACAAGGAATCGCGAGCAAACAAGCGCCTGTCCATGGATTACGAGGAGCTGATGTGGAAACTGTCCGAGTCATTCACCGACCCTGACCTGGGAACCCTGGAGTTGTACCAGAAAATGGGAATGTCCCCCAACGGTGATCTAACTTCACCCGGCCTTGGCAGAAAGTTGAGAACGCCGTCTAGTTCGGAAAGCAGTCCCTCCAAAAGTCCTGCCACCAGAAGGACTTTGTCCTTGAGTGCTGACGATCGGgatgagaaaaaaatgaagagACGTTCTGGAAATTATTTAATAGACGAAATGAAGCACAGGGCCACTAGTCCTCTTGCAAAGCAAAGTGTGTAA
- the LOC127858312 gene encoding microtubule-associated tumor suppressor candidate 2 homolog isoform X1 codes for MGFADHQAALKFNIDYKPFTELHKQHQDKLEDITGRFDGIKMTLSEKVETLRSECDRLRDRAKHCEEALQRDSDFKVQCALAPYRSLPQEIESLKTVLEMKNEEINKLRTHNIELQNKLEELPVAREQIISLRQKKENLEAIISMKTDHEKVLHERCPSLMKKYDKESRANKRLSMDYEELMWKLSESFTDPDLGTLELYQKMGMSPNGDLTSPGLGRKLRTPSSSESSPSKSPATRRTLSLSADDRDEKKMKRRSGNYLIDEMKHRATSPLAKQSV; via the exons atgggatttgcagatcaccaagctgccctgaaattcaacattgattacaaaccctttactg AGCTCCACAAGCAGCACCAGGACAAGCTGGAGGACATCACGGGCCGGTTTGATGGCATCAAGATGACCCTCTCGGAGAAGGTGGAGACCTTGCGCAGCGAGTGTGACCGCCTGCGTGATCGCGCCAAACACTGCGAAGAGGCCCTCCAGAGGGACTCTGACTTCAAAGTACAG TGCGCACTGGCCCCCTACCGCAGTCTGCCGCAGGAGATAGAGAGTCTAAAGACTGTCCTGGAAATGAAGAACGAGGAAATCAACAAGCTACGCACCCACAATATTGAGCTGCAGAATAAG CTTGAGGAGCTGCCCGTTGCTAGGGAACAGATCATCAGTCTGCGGCAGAAGAAGGAGAACTTGGAGGCCATTATTAGCATGAAGACAGACCATGAGAA AGTCCTTCATGAGCGATGCCCGAGTTTGATGAAGAAGTACGACAAGGAATCGCGAGCAAACAAGCGCCTGTCCATGGATTACGAGGAGCTGATGTGGAAACTGTCCGAGTCATTCACCGACCCTGACCTGGGAACCCTGGAGTTGTACCAGAAAATGGGAATGTCCCCCAACGGTGATCTAACTTCACCCGGCCTTGGCAGAAAGTTGAGAACGCCGTCTAGTTCGGAAAGCAGTCCCTCCAAAAGTCCTGCCACCAGAAGGACTTTGTCCTTGAGTGCTGACGATCGGgatgagaaaaaaatgaagagACGTTCTGGAAATTATTTAATAGACGAAATGAAGCACAGGGCCACTAGTCCTCTTGCAAAGCAAAGTGTGTAA